The genome window GAGGAGGCACTGATGGACAGAATGTAGTTGCTGGAAAAAACGGGAGTTAAGGCAAAAACAAGCATCGACTGAATGCTAAACGACAACTCGTTAAATTAATCCAGCTTGAAAAGATCCGATTTTGAAGGAATTTGTGTGGAAACGTGCAGCATCTGCCTTCCTGGACGTCACCTGAGCACTGTCAGGACTAATGTGCTCATTCAACTAAAGTGTATCAAAAAACTGGACTGCATTTTACGACAGACGCTATATAAAGATGAGCATTCGATGACtgatagtacagtatgtgtaaagCTTCCTGTCTAACCTGATCAATCCCAAATGTTGCTGATGACGTACAGTGTTATGTAAAAGATACACGGTGGGGTTGAAGTTCTTGAGCAAGAAGAAGGAGGCGACGATGACGAGGACCAGGAAGAGAGTGTTGTTGTAGAAGATGGAGAAGGTGGTGGCCTCATAGTCGGCGACCTCGTTCTTCTTCCACAGGATCCTtgacaaacagaagaaaacacaataacaatcACGTTTGTAAAAATATGGTACGTGTTTTGGAGGCACTGCAGAGAACCAGAGGTGATCCCAGTGGGAGTTGAACAGCTAAACCAGGCAGTATCTGTGTTATGCTGTACCACCTGAATTAAGTAGGGCTATAACCTGACCATCAGCCTTCACTGGTTCTATGTGCGACTGCTCTCTGAACACCGACGTCAGCACCATATTAATGCTTTAAGCACATATACTGTCTGACATACTGCACTGAAAACACTTCTAATTTGTTAAAGCTAATTGTGAAACCACAAGTGCAAACATCCAGCACAACACACTGTATTGAGGTACGGCTTTGCAAGTTGTTTCACCTCTCGTCTTTCTCCTTGCGGGACATCTTGCGGTTGTCTGCCTCAGACAACTTCCTGGTTACCTCCTTGGAAACAGCATCCTCGCGTTTCTGGGCAACtctggaggatgaggagagaaaGGTCACAAACATTAAGAGTCAGTGAAAGATTTTTAGTCAAACTTGGAAAACAGTACTTTGAAGCACAGCAGTTCTGTAATTTGTAAACAGAAGTCGACTGATAAGATAAATGAACTAgtgattcatttgttttatatggTACTTTGATTACCTAGCAAACATTCAAATGTATTGACAATGGTATTGCATACTAGATTAGTTTGTTTCAAAGTTTCCCCAATGAATGTTGTATTCTGTGTCAATCGAGATGATCAAATTAAAAAGTATCTGTATCAGCAGTGTGACAGTAATATAACGGTGCATCCCTGATCCAACTAATGTGCATGTACAGGGAAGAGAAACTGTAAAACCTTCAGAGGGGACAAATGCACAACGGTGTGTTTAATCCTTCTTACTTGTGTTTGAGAACAAACTTGACGTTCTTGTAGGCAAAGGCCACCAGGTAGGTGCTGACCAGAGTCATCACAGCGTACAAAACTGCAGACTGAACAAGGTCCATGTGCCAAATTCTCCAAAACAGCCCTAGAAATATAAAGTCAATCACTATTGGTAAAATGATCAAGTCAGTAATGCAGCATGTTGGTTAAAtaccagttttattttgtttttcatacaaTAACTCATAATTACAAAGACTACTAGCTAACTGTATTGTTTATTACTAATCCTAACCTGCACTAAAACCTACAGTCACTTAACCACACTTCAGACATCAGAGTTAGCAATGACAGTAATCTAACTTTAGCATATCACAGACATTCTTATTGATCCTATTGTGTTATTATgctcctttgtgtgtgtgtggtatta of Siniperca chuatsi isolate FFG_IHB_CAS linkage group LG7, ASM2008510v1, whole genome shotgun sequence contains these proteins:
- the ssr3 gene encoding translocon-associated protein subunit gamma — protein: MAPKGSNKQQSEEDLLLQDFSRNLSAKSTALFYGNALIVSAIPIWLFWRIWHMDLVQSAVLYAVMTLVSTYLVAFAYKNVKFVLKHKVAQKREDAVSKEVTRKLSEADNRKMSRKEKDERILWKKNEVADYEATTFSIFYNNTLFLVLVIVASFFLLKNFNPTVNYILSISASSGLIALLSTGSK